The Chloroflexota bacterium genome window below encodes:
- a CDS encoding MgtC/SapB family protein — protein MTPDLPIVLQVELALRLGMSLGLGALIGLEREYHRQAAGFRTHSLVALGAALFTIVSAYGFEGADPTRIAAQIVSGIGFIGAGTILHYRGSVRGLTTAASLWAVAAVGMAAGAGLYVLAFLGAALVLVALWLMDRLADAARDAGMLPAAPDAQPEEHGEDVR, from the coding sequence ATGACACCCGACTTGCCAATCGTCCTCCAGGTCGAGTTGGCCTTGCGTCTGGGGATGAGCCTGGGACTCGGCGCGCTGATCGGGCTCGAGCGCGAGTACCACCGACAGGCGGCCGGCTTTCGGACCCATAGCCTGGTTGCGCTCGGCGCCGCCTTGTTCACCATCGTGAGTGCGTACGGGTTCGAAGGGGCCGATCCGACCCGGATCGCGGCCCAGATCGTGTCCGGCATCGGGTTCATCGGAGCCGGCACCATCCTCCACTACCGAGGCAGCGTGCGGGGCCTGACGACGGCCGCCTCCCTGTGGGCGGTGGCCGCGGTCGGCATGGCTGCCGGCGCCGGCCTGTACGTGCTGGCCTTCCTGGGCGCCGCGCTGGTCCTGGTGGCCCTATGGCTGATGGATCGACTGGCGGATGCGGCCCGTGACGCCGGCATGCTGCCGGCCGCGCCCGACGCCCAGCCAGAGGAGCACGGAGAGGACGTCCGATGA
- a CDS encoding PQQ-dependent sugar dehydrogenase: MTHPSPLGQAALRLVAAAALAVLAAACGSPSPTASPSSGPTVTAEPSPTPSPTPEPTPPPLRSGPDSLGLELVTGTFALPTAVTNAGDGSERLFVVERGGRIWIVNRDGTVAPTPFLDITSRIVSSGEQGLLGLAFHPRYAETGRFYVAYTRQPDGADVVAEYRVSSAADVADPASERILLAIPDPAANHNGGALVFGPDGNFYIALGDGGGQNDQFGNAQNLNSLLGKLLRIDVDGPPAADRAYAIPADNPFANGGGAPEIWAIGMRNPWRISFDRAWHDLYIGDVGGGSWEEIDRQPADAAGGLNYGWPIMEGRHCLAGSCTMTGYQQPIAEYSHDQGCSVIGGYVYRGEVNPELQGVYVFGDWCSGRIFSLEVDGQTITPKTVLESGLQVSSFGEDEAGEIYLVDFAGGGLYRVVVPG; this comes from the coding sequence ATGACTCATCCGTCCCCGCTCGGTCAGGCCGCGCTTCGACTGGTCGCCGCGGCGGCGCTGGCCGTGCTGGCGGCCGCCTGCGGGAGCCCATCACCGACCGCCTCGCCCTCGTCTGGGCCGACGGTCACCGCGGAGCCGTCACCCACGCCAAGCCCAACTCCGGAGCCCACCCCGCCACCCCTCCGTTCCGGCCCGGATTCGCTGGGTCTCGAGCTCGTCACCGGCACGTTCGCGCTCCCGACCGCGGTGACCAACGCCGGGGACGGATCCGAGCGCCTGTTCGTGGTGGAGCGTGGCGGCCGCATCTGGATCGTGAACCGCGACGGGACGGTGGCACCGACGCCCTTCCTGGACATCACCTCGCGCATCGTGTCCAGCGGTGAGCAGGGCCTCCTCGGCCTTGCCTTCCACCCGCGATACGCGGAGACCGGCCGCTTCTACGTCGCCTACACCCGGCAGCCGGACGGTGCCGACGTGGTGGCGGAGTACCGCGTGTCATCTGCAGCCGATGTGGCGGACCCGGCCTCCGAGCGCATCCTTCTGGCCATCCCCGACCCCGCGGCCAACCACAATGGCGGTGCGCTCGTCTTCGGCCCTGACGGCAACTTTTACATCGCCCTCGGCGACGGCGGGGGGCAGAACGACCAGTTCGGCAACGCCCAGAACCTGAACAGCCTGCTCGGGAAGCTCCTCCGCATCGACGTCGATGGGCCGCCCGCCGCGGACCGCGCATACGCGATCCCCGCCGACAACCCGTTCGCGAACGGCGGCGGGGCGCCCGAGATCTGGGCCATCGGGATGCGGAACCCGTGGCGCATCAGCTTCGACCGCGCGTGGCACGACCTGTACATCGGCGACGTCGGGGGAGGGAGCTGGGAGGAGATCGACCGCCAGCCAGCCGATGCGGCGGGTGGCCTGAACTACGGCTGGCCGATCATGGAGGGTCGCCATTGCCTGGCCGGGAGCTGCACGATGACCGGCTACCAGCAGCCGATCGCGGAGTACAGCCATGACCAGGGATGCTCGGTGATCGGCGGCTACGTGTACCGCGGCGAGGTCAATCCCGAGCTCCAGGGTGTCTACGTCTTCGGCGACTGGTGCAGCGGACGGATCTTCAGCCTCGAAGTCGACGGACAGACGATAACCCCCAAGACGGTGCTCGAGAGCGGCCTCCAGGTCAGCTCGTTCGGCGAGGACGAGGCGGGTGAGATCTACCTGGTCGACTTTGCCGGCGGCGGGCTGTACCGAGTCGTGGTTCCCGGCTGA
- a CDS encoding zinc ribbon domain-containing protein: protein MTDASTCRRCGTANLPGVSFCANCGQRLVAADEATMSRPGLAAESAPCPRCGALNRSGSAFCSECGFNIRPAMTPATAPVAADGTAPRPEAAVSATRRPVRAWLGPMVLTIAAVGLATAWFLPFSLAEGSLADQALGPRGYGLAFWSAYPADAGLLQTTYFGVAAPLPVAVGLLLVLAAVGIVRGAPGRPQRIGLGIAFAWCAAVAILFVLVEIGSGLGDDLIGLLRGLSPAGLIGFLSGIIGAIGSVTRLAGG, encoded by the coding sequence ATGACCGACGCCTCCACTTGCCGCCGCTGCGGAACCGCCAATCTGCCGGGGGTCTCGTTCTGTGCCAACTGCGGCCAGCGGCTGGTGGCCGCCGACGAAGCCACAATGAGCCGCCCGGGCCTGGCCGCCGAATCAGCGCCATGCCCGCGCTGCGGCGCCCTCAACCGTTCGGGATCCGCGTTCTGCTCGGAGTGCGGATTCAACATCCGTCCCGCGATGACCCCGGCCACCGCTCCGGTGGCCGCCGACGGCACCGCTCCACGTCCCGAGGCGGCGGTGTCCGCAACACGGCGACCGGTCCGCGCCTGGTTGGGGCCGATGGTCCTCACCATCGCCGCCGTCGGCCTGGCAACCGCGTGGTTCCTGCCCTTCTCGCTGGCCGAGGGCTCGTTGGCCGACCAGGCACTGGGTCCGCGCGGCTACGGGCTCGCCTTCTGGTCCGCTTATCCTGCCGACGCCGGCCTCCTGCAGACGACCTACTTCGGGGTGGCTGCTCCGTTGCCGGTGGCGGTCGGGCTGCTGCTGGTCCTGGCCGCCGTGGGAATCGTTCGAGGCGCGCCCGGGCGGCCCCAACGGATCGGCCTTGGGATCGCCTTCGCGTGGTGCGCGGCGGTGGCCATCCTGTTCGTGCTGGTGGAGATCGGCTCGGGGCTGGGGGACGACCTCATCGGGCTTTTGCGGGGGCTGTCGCCTGCAGGGCTCATCGGTTTCCTGTCGGGGATCATCGGCGCCATCGGCTCCGTGACCCGGTTGGCGGGGGGCTGA
- a CDS encoding UPF0182 family protein translates to MSSWFDKLLEEMQRRQMEQDRAREGRPLTPREPLGPPEEQIPDDGGNGPPPPRRLRPRRGRPSQSPANWIRPALFLLGAFVVLQLLGGLVELFTDLAWYDALGRRDVLLTRFVAHLGWFLAGLALFTLPALLSLWVASRLGPQVPVRRVGPVEIPDLSRPVGILLVALTLLGGLVSAFVWGGNWQTVLLFFNGGDFGTTDAAFGRDIGFYIFDLPFWRFVQGWVVTALAVIIGLTVGAYAVSATRWSFQLTAPVRVHLSLLGAALLVAIAAGYQLDTAELAYSTRGIGGTVQAAMYTDLNAQAPAYLILTGVALVSAGLLVANIWFRTLWLIGLAAGAWFVLSLLVGGFYPGIVQRFTVDPNELDRERVYIERHLAATRAAYDLDAIELREFTGEQRPSRALFDDNPETLNNLRLWDYRPLLVTFGQQQILRQYYNFHDVDIDRYEIDGEQRQLMLSGREIEIDRLADAARTWTNERLVFTHGYGLTAVVSNAITPEGQPDYLISGINRNPELPIGEPRLYFGELTDDYVVVRTQTDEFDFPLGDEGGETTSWAGSTGVRVDNVLSRLLFAIRFGDLNLLISDQLTSDSAVLFRRAIWQRVPELAPFLTYDRDPYLVTADGRLAWIWDAYTTSDRYPNAQPLPAETAFGGANYVRNAVKVVVDAYTGEMRFFVADADDPIIAAWGRIFPGLFEPLDAMPESLVAHLRYPEDLFTAQNSAYLLYHIAPTDAGAGTFYNQEDRWSFPTQQTDVAGEGRLVEPYYVIMKVPGEETGEFVLIQPLVAASRPNMISWVAARMDPGVYGERIEFRFPVDTTTQGPAQIQARINQDSRISAQFTLWSQAGSEVVRGDLLVLPMGDSILYVEPIYLRSTQASFPEFKRVILTDQTRIAFAETIEEGLRQLLGEAEIPPPEGGGGGGGGGEGGGGGGALPDDVAELIALAQDLYDDAQAALATGDLGAYQDAVDEMGRVLDRIAELTGSPPPSPSP, encoded by the coding sequence ATGTCCAGCTGGTTCGACAAGCTGCTCGAAGAGATGCAGCGCCGGCAAATGGAGCAGGATCGTGCCCGCGAGGGGCGTCCTCTCACGCCCCGCGAGCCGCTGGGGCCGCCGGAAGAGCAGATCCCCGATGATGGCGGCAACGGACCGCCTCCGCCCAGACGTCTACGGCCCCGACGCGGCCGCCCAAGCCAATCCCCAGCCAACTGGATCCGGCCCGCGCTGTTCCTGCTGGGCGCGTTCGTCGTGCTCCAGCTCCTGGGCGGCCTGGTCGAGCTGTTCACGGACCTGGCCTGGTACGACGCCCTGGGCCGCCGCGACGTCTTGCTGACGCGCTTCGTCGCGCACCTCGGCTGGTTCCTCGCGGGACTGGCGTTGTTCACGCTCCCCGCGCTGCTCAGCCTGTGGGTCGCCAGCCGACTTGGCCCCCAGGTTCCTGTTCGCCGTGTCGGACCGGTGGAAATACCCGACCTGTCGCGCCCGGTGGGGATCCTGCTGGTGGCGCTGACCCTGCTGGGCGGGTTGGTCAGTGCGTTCGTCTGGGGCGGCAACTGGCAGACCGTGTTGCTGTTCTTCAACGGTGGGGACTTCGGGACCACCGACGCGGCCTTCGGCCGCGACATCGGCTTCTACATCTTCGACCTGCCCTTCTGGCGCTTCGTCCAGGGCTGGGTGGTCACCGCGCTGGCGGTCATCATCGGTCTGACCGTTGGTGCCTATGCGGTGTCCGCCACCCGGTGGTCGTTCCAGCTCACGGCGCCCGTCCGCGTCCATCTCAGCCTGCTGGGTGCCGCCCTGCTGGTGGCCATCGCCGCCGGCTACCAGCTCGACACCGCCGAGCTGGCGTACTCGACGCGGGGCATCGGCGGCACGGTCCAGGCGGCGATGTACACCGACCTCAACGCCCAGGCCCCGGCCTATCTCATCCTGACCGGGGTGGCCCTCGTGTCGGCCGGGCTGCTGGTGGCCAATATCTGGTTCCGGACCCTGTGGCTGATTGGCCTGGCTGCGGGCGCGTGGTTCGTGCTGTCGCTCCTGGTGGGCGGCTTCTATCCAGGCATCGTCCAGCGCTTCACGGTTGACCCCAACGAGCTCGATCGGGAGCGGGTCTACATCGAGCGCCACCTGGCGGCCACCCGGGCCGCCTATGACCTGGATGCGATTGAGCTGCGCGAGTTCACCGGCGAGCAGCGCCCCAGTCGGGCCCTGTTCGACGACAACCCCGAGACCCTCAACAACCTGCGCCTGTGGGACTACCGGCCGCTGCTGGTGACCTTCGGCCAGCAGCAGATCCTGCGCCAGTACTACAACTTCCACGACGTCGACATCGACCGATACGAGATCGATGGCGAGCAGCGCCAGCTGATGCTGTCCGGCCGGGAGATCGAGATCGACCGCCTGGCCGATGCGGCCCGGACCTGGACCAATGAGCGGCTCGTGTTCACGCATGGCTACGGCCTGACCGCGGTGGTGTCCAACGCCATCACTCCCGAGGGCCAGCCCGACTACCTGATCAGCGGCATCAACCGCAATCCCGAGCTGCCGATCGGCGAGCCGCGGCTTTACTTCGGCGAGCTGACCGACGACTACGTGGTGGTCCGGACCCAGACCGATGAGTTCGACTTCCCGCTCGGTGACGAGGGTGGGGAGACGACCTCGTGGGCCGGCAGCACCGGGGTACGGGTCGACAACGTCCTGTCGCGCCTCCTGTTCGCGATTCGGTTCGGCGACCTGAACCTTCTCATCAGCGACCAGCTGACGAGCGACTCCGCGGTGCTGTTCCGCCGTGCCATCTGGCAGCGCGTTCCGGAGCTGGCTCCCTTCCTGACCTACGACCGCGACCCATACCTGGTGACCGCCGATGGCCGCCTGGCGTGGATCTGGGACGCCTACACGACGTCGGACCGATACCCGAACGCCCAGCCGCTTCCCGCCGAGACAGCCTTTGGCGGTGCGAACTACGTCCGCAACGCGGTCAAGGTGGTCGTCGACGCCTACACCGGCGAGATGCGCTTCTTCGTGGCCGATGCGGACGATCCGATCATTGCCGCCTGGGGCCGGATCTTCCCGGGCCTGTTCGAGCCGCTGGACGCCATGCCGGAATCCCTGGTGGCCCACCTGCGCTACCCGGAGGACCTGTTCACGGCCCAGAACAGCGCCTACCTGCTGTACCACATCGCCCCGACCGATGCGGGGGCCGGCACGTTCTACAACCAGGAGGACCGCTGGTCGTTCCCGACCCAGCAGACCGATGTCGCCGGCGAGGGGCGGCTGGTGGAGCCGTACTACGTGATCATGAAGGTCCCCGGCGAGGAGACCGGGGAGTTCGTCCTGATCCAGCCCCTGGTTGCCGCGAGCCGGCCCAACATGATCTCCTGGGTCGCGGCCCGGATGGACCCCGGGGTGTACGGCGAGCGGATCGAGTTCCGCTTCCCGGTCGACACCACGACCCAGGGGCCGGCCCAGATCCAGGCCCGCATCAACCAGGACTCGCGGATCAGCGCCCAGTTCACGCTATGGAGCCAGGCTGGGTCCGAGGTGGTGCGCGGCGACCTGCTGGTGCTGCCCATGGGTGACTCGATCTTGTACGTCGAGCCGATCTACCTGCGCTCCACGCAGGCCAGCTTCCCCGAGTTCAAGCGCGTGATCTTGACCGACCAGACCCGGATCGCGTTCGCCGAGACCATCGAGGAAGGCCTGCGCCAGCTGCTCGGTGAGGCGGAGATCCCGCCGCCCGAAGGCGGCGGTGGCGGCGGCGGCGGCGGCGAGGGTGGCGGTGGGGGCGGGGCTCTGCCGGACGATGTCGCGGAGCTGATCGCGCTGGCCCAGGACCTGTACGACGACGCCCAGGCGGCACTAGCCACTGGTGACCTGGGCGCGTACCAGGACGCGGTGGACGAGATGGGCCGCGTTCTGGATCGCATCGCGGAGCTGACCGGCTCTCCGCCTCCGTCACCCAGCCCCTAG
- a CDS encoding diguanylate cyclase encodes MLGLLRLIGFLYPALAAVCLTLLGVMLVHEPPETRGFMIGLVGLAIGVGATAMALTTWGYFGLRLTRLARDLERTVDEGMPVVLRESGVPAERRLARAFNRAAGTFAQSEAQATRDRLTGVPNREALLVRLADEVERATRHSKPLAVAFMDIDRFKLINDSYGHRVGDAVLRQLAGLITRSIRASDIFGRYGGEEFMLILPETTPEDALSLVEELREMVMRRPLSVASGILVDATISIGVAGGRGSDLQVDRIVDAADAAMYVAKSEGRNRSYLFGNVDDDTMVRRAAITPERRDAAAAIGRWASASAARALASVLAPQPNHRGRPSDMIAALSIGVALHMGLSRVELDRIRIAALLHDLGKLALPGSILDKPSSLTEMEWQVVGEHPRIGQVILEQATSMREAVPIVLHHHERYDGTGYPHGLRGEEIPLGARIVAVADAYHAMVHERPYKAALSHSKALAELRRHASTQFDPTVVEVFVAIFGDAVPADGQEEVHRLHAHAEGGLEAVDPKAAAMLNAGMVDAADAHSPVDADGSAPAATTTPTSTSTSTSTSTSKSEAQPAIRVSGARPAPAEQSG; translated from the coding sequence TTGCTCGGACTCCTGCGGCTGATCGGCTTCTTGTACCCCGCCCTGGCCGCGGTCTGCCTGACTCTGCTGGGCGTGATGCTGGTGCACGAACCGCCCGAGACGCGCGGCTTCATGATCGGCCTGGTGGGGTTGGCCATCGGCGTCGGCGCCACGGCAATGGCCCTCACGACGTGGGGCTATTTCGGACTCCGACTGACGCGCCTGGCCAGGGATCTCGAGCGGACGGTTGACGAGGGCATGCCCGTCGTCCTGCGCGAGTCGGGTGTCCCCGCCGAGCGCCGCCTGGCTCGCGCGTTCAACCGGGCGGCCGGCACGTTCGCGCAGTCGGAGGCCCAGGCCACCCGGGATCGGCTGACCGGGGTCCCGAACCGCGAGGCGCTGCTCGTGCGATTGGCCGACGAGGTCGAGCGGGCGACCCGCCATTCGAAGCCGCTGGCCGTCGCCTTCATGGACATCGACCGTTTCAAATTGATCAACGATTCTTACGGCCACCGGGTGGGCGATGCGGTCCTTCGCCAGCTGGCTGGACTCATCACACGCAGCATCCGGGCCAGCGACATCTTCGGCCGATATGGCGGGGAGGAGTTCATGTTGATTCTCCCCGAGACCACGCCCGAGGACGCTCTGAGCCTGGTTGAAGAGCTGCGCGAGATGGTCATGCGTCGTCCACTCAGCGTGGCATCCGGCATCCTGGTCGACGCAACGATCAGCATCGGCGTGGCTGGGGGCCGTGGATCCGATCTCCAGGTGGACCGGATCGTGGATGCCGCCGACGCCGCCATGTACGTCGCCAAGTCCGAGGGGCGCAATCGGAGCTACCTGTTCGGTAACGTCGACGACGACACCATGGTGCGACGCGCGGCCATCACGCCCGAGCGGCGAGACGCGGCGGCGGCCATCGGCCGCTGGGCGAGCGCCAGCGCCGCCCGGGCGCTGGCATCGGTCCTGGCCCCCCAGCCAAACCATCGGGGCCGGCCGTCGGACATGATCGCCGCCCTGTCGATCGGTGTGGCGCTCCACATGGGATTGTCGCGGGTGGAGTTGGATCGGATCCGGATCGCAGCCCTGCTCCACGACCTGGGCAAGCTGGCCCTCCCGGGCTCGATCTTGGACAAACCGTCGTCGCTGACCGAGATGGAGTGGCAGGTCGTGGGCGAGCACCCCCGCATCGGGCAGGTCATCCTGGAGCAGGCCACGAGCATGCGGGAGGCGGTCCCGATCGTCCTCCATCACCACGAACGGTACGACGGGACGGGCTACCCCCATGGTCTGCGGGGCGAGGAAATTCCACTCGGCGCGCGCATCGTGGCCGTCGCGGACGCCTACCACGCCATGGTCCACGAACGGCCCTATAAGGCTGCTCTGTCCCACTCGAAGGCCCTCGCCGAGCTGCGCCGCCATGCATCGACGCAGTTCGATCCCACCGTGGTCGAGGTCTTCGTCGCCATCTTCGGCGACGCGGTCCCGGCTGACGGACAGGAGGAGGTCCACCGCCTCCATGCGCATGCCGAAGGTGGCCTGGAGGCCGTCGACCCCAAGGCCGCGGCCATGCTGAACGCGGGCATGGTCGACGCCGCCGACGCGCACAGCCCCGTTGACGCCGATGGCTCCGCGCCGGCAGCAACCACGACCCCGACCTCGACCTCGACCTCGACCTCGACCTCGACCTCGAAGAGCGAGGCCCAGCCCGCGATCCGGGTGTCCGGCGCGCGGCCTGCCCCGGCCGAGCAGAGCGGCTAG
- a CDS encoding type II CAAX endopeptidase family protein produces MVLAGAAWLFYAASLGATGRDWLLPGVLTTGGGAALLGGLGWLALLGVWARRHLPAERYRGPSVILMFFLAVAAANLLSLIPLLAAYAAGQDVLDPGPVAVTALLLVTPLVFGAVAALFVLRTRALAGVQLGDGPRTARNLGRGLALGAVAWVLAAALTAILAWVVEQVTGEEPVDSQLVANLASTLPPLIAIGIIGILTPVAEELFFRWVAVNAWEREHGTRAAVIGSAVLFGVAHVSGGTLLALPPIFLLGLALAGAYVITRSLPLVIAMHVAFNSLSLAVLFVVGV; encoded by the coding sequence GTGGTCCTGGCTGGGGCGGCCTGGCTCTTCTACGCCGCAAGCCTTGGTGCTACGGGCCGCGATTGGCTCCTGCCGGGGGTGCTCACCACAGGGGGAGGGGCCGCGCTGTTGGGCGGACTGGGTTGGCTCGCCCTTCTGGGGGTCTGGGCCCGGCGCCACCTCCCCGCTGAGCGCTATCGCGGGCCGAGCGTCATCCTCATGTTCTTCCTGGCGGTGGCGGCGGCCAACCTGCTGTCGCTGATCCCCCTGCTGGCCGCGTATGCCGCGGGCCAGGACGTGCTGGATCCGGGTCCGGTGGCCGTCACCGCCCTCCTGCTGGTCACCCCGCTGGTCTTCGGGGCGGTCGCGGCCCTCTTCGTCCTTCGCACGCGAGCCTTGGCGGGCGTGCAGTTGGGTGACGGCCCGAGGACGGCCCGCAACCTGGGACGCGGCTTGGCCCTCGGCGCCGTCGCCTGGGTGCTGGCCGCGGCGTTGACCGCGATCCTCGCGTGGGTCGTGGAACAGGTCACCGGGGAGGAGCCGGTCGACAGCCAGCTGGTTGCCAACCTGGCCTCCACCCTGCCGCCCCTGATCGCGATCGGGATCATCGGGATCCTGACCCCGGTGGCCGAGGAGCTCTTCTTCCGCTGGGTTGCGGTCAACGCCTGGGAACGCGAGCACGGAACCCGGGCCGCGGTGATTGGGTCGGCCGTGCTGTTCGGCGTCGCGCACGTGTCCGGGGGAACCTTGCTGGCGCTTCCCCCCATCTTTCTGCTTGGCCTGGCCCTCGCCGGTGCCTACGTGATCACGCGCAGCCTGCCGCTGGTCATCGCGATGCACGTCGCCTTCAACTCCCTGTCGCTCGCGGTCCTGTTCGTAGTGGGGGTCTGA
- a CDS encoding zinc ribbon domain-containing protein, with protein sequence MEGLPDPGQIWSDFTSNPVVQLAATLIVIYVVMLWLGTAYWAFRDMQARTENPILPYFASALIIFFTPLVFLFAWLMYIIIRPRESMAEVYERSLAEESLLAEMEKHRSCPTCRARVAEDWIVCPSCRTRLHRICPACQRLTEPAWSICAFCGTELPTRARPAPAPARVAAIVTDERAAEYGPEKGAVRQAAPNP encoded by the coding sequence ATGGAAGGTCTGCCGGACCCCGGCCAGATCTGGAGCGACTTCACCAGCAACCCGGTCGTCCAGCTGGCAGCAACCCTGATCGTCATCTACGTGGTGATGCTCTGGCTGGGCACCGCGTACTGGGCCTTCCGCGACATGCAGGCGCGCACCGAGAACCCGATCCTGCCCTACTTCGCGTCGGCCCTGATCATCTTCTTCACCCCGCTCGTATTCCTGTTCGCGTGGCTGATGTACATCATCATTCGGCCCCGCGAGTCGATGGCCGAGGTGTACGAGCGCTCCCTGGCCGAGGAATCCCTGCTGGCGGAGATGGAGAAGCACCGGAGCTGCCCAACGTGTCGGGCCCGGGTTGCCGAGGACTGGATCGTGTGCCCCAGCTGTCGCACGCGGCTGCACCGGATCTGCCCGGCCTGCCAGCGGCTGACCGAACCGGCCTGGTCGATCTGCGCCTTCTGCGGCACGGAGCTGCCCACCCGCGCCCGTCCGGCGCCCGCGCCCGCCCGGGTCGCGGCGATCGTTACCGACGAGCGCGCGGCGGAGTACGGACCTGAGAAGGGCGCCGTCCGGCAGGCGGCACCCAACCCCTGA
- the radC gene encoding DNA repair protein RadC, which translates to MSSVGDDELLARVLGGPSALHAARGLLDRHGLDQLPYLHAAELALQPGIGQSRAARVVAAFELGHRAVSRWPTQGWRVRTPADVAERLLPEMGHLDREELLVCLLNTRNVVLGRATVYVGNLAGSPVRVGEVYREAIRRQAAAVIVVHNHPSGDPSPSGDDLRITADLADAGRLLDIELLDHLVIGHDRWVSLRAAGAL; encoded by the coding sequence ATGTCCAGCGTGGGTGACGACGAGCTGCTGGCCCGCGTGCTGGGTGGGCCGAGCGCACTTCACGCGGCCCGTGGCCTTCTCGACCGCCACGGGCTGGATCAGCTGCCGTACCTGCACGCCGCGGAGCTGGCGCTCCAGCCGGGGATCGGCCAGAGCCGAGCGGCACGGGTGGTGGCGGCGTTTGAGCTGGGCCATCGGGCCGTCTCGCGGTGGCCGACCCAGGGCTGGCGGGTCCGCACGCCCGCCGACGTCGCGGAGCGGCTACTTCCCGAGATGGGGCATCTGGATCGCGAGGAGCTTCTCGTGTGCCTCCTGAACACCCGCAACGTGGTGCTGGGCCGGGCCACGGTCTACGTCGGGAACCTCGCCGGTTCGCCGGTCCGCGTGGGCGAGGTGTACCGCGAGGCAATCCGCCGCCAGGCGGCGGCCGTGATCGTTGTTCACAATCATCCATCGGGGGACCCGTCTCCGTCGGGTGACGACCTGCGGATCACGGCCGACCTGGCAGACGCCGGTCGGCTGCTGGACATCGAGCTCCTCGATCACCTGGTCATCGGGCACGACCGCTGGGTCAGCCTGCGGGCCGCCGGCGCGCTGTAG